In the genome of Trichomycterus rosablanca isolate fTriRos1 chromosome 24, fTriRos1.hap1, whole genome shotgun sequence, one region contains:
- the hesx1 gene encoding homeobox expressed in ES cells 1, producing MASDSFTTQQNGFSLFTIDRILGLDRPEQRTIYTPHRPWTDVQPTQDDLKMNSSLEVLVTDKGKCEESVESCRRSPSWCLGRRPRTAFSSLQIEILESVFQVNSYPGIDVREELAQKLHIDEDRIQIWFQNRRAKLKRSHRESQFLMVKNVISGLQQ from the exons ATGGCGTCTGATAGTTTTACCACACAGCAAAACGGATTCTCACTCTTCACTATAGACCGCATACTGGGACTGGACCGACCTGAGCAGAGGACCATTTACACCCCTCACAGACCATGGACAG ATGTACAACCAACACAAGATGATTTAAAGATGAATAGCTCACTGGAAGTTTTGGTGACAGATAAGGGCAAATGTGAAGAGTCGGTGGAGAGCTGCAGACGATCACCAAGCTGGTGTCTAGGAAGGAGACCAAGGACGGCCTTCTCCAGCTTACAG ATTGAGATACTTGAGAGCGTGTTTCAAGTGAACTCCTACCCAGGCATTGATGTACGAGAGGAGCTTGCCCAGAAACTGCACATCGATGAGGACAGAATACAG ATCTGGTTCCAGAACAGGAGAGCAAAACTTAAGCGTTCCCACCGAGAGTCGCAGTTCCTCATGGTGAAAAATGTCATCAGTGGTCTCCAGCAGTGA